In Oryza sativa Japonica Group chromosome 2, ASM3414082v1, the following are encoded in one genomic region:
- the LOC4330571 gene encoding auxin-responsive protein IAA8 isoform X1, which produces MECMASTEESLPASSSMDSCSGELPTTTTTAPAQSTASSGCRPPATAAKRRSLISTDLRLGLTLSSVVHIDGNNPSTPRSSLTTATVTADRGGGGGGHGRRRSLFVKVYMEGVPIGRKLDLLPLDGYKGLVARLASMFRASITYHHCHRQFAVVGMKTNKVHHVLTYEDQEGDWMMAGDVPWEYGCS; this is translated from the exons ATGGAGTGCATGGCGAGTACTGAAGAGTCTCTCCCAGCTTCTTCCTCCATGGATAGTTGCAGCGGCGAactgccgacgacgacgacgacggcgccggcgcaaTCCACGGCGTCTTCCGGCTGCcgaccgccggcgacggcggcgaagcggcggagTCTGATCAGCACAGATCTTCGCCTCGGGCTCACCCTCTCCTCCGTCGTCCACATCGACGGCAACAACCCTTCTACCCCAAG GAGTTCCCTCACGACGGCGACAGTGACAGCtgatcgaggcggcggcggcggcggccatggacggCGACGGTCACTGTTCGTGAAGGTGTACATGGAGGGCGTCCCCATCGGCAGGAAGCTGGACCTGCTGCCGCTGGACGGCTACAAAGGTCTCGTCGCACGGCTCGCCTCCATGTTCAGAGCATCCATCACCT ATCATCATTGCCATCGACAGTTCGCCGTCGTCGGGATGAAGACGAACAAGGTTCATCATGTTCTGACATACGAAGACCAGGAGGGAGACTGGATGATGGCTGGAGACGTGCCATGGGAGTATG GCTGTTCCTGA
- the LOC4330571 gene encoding auxin-responsive protein IAA8, producing the protein MECMASTEESLPASSSMDSCSGELPTTTTTAPAQSTASSGCRPPATAAKRRSLISTDLRLGLTLSSVVHIDGNNPSTPRSSLTTATVTADRGGGGGGHGRRRSLFVKVYMEGVPIGRKLDLLPLDGYKGLVARLASMFRASITYHHCHRQFAVVGMKTNKVHHVLTYEDQEGDWMMAGDVPWELFLTSVKRLRIARADDKYCYSC; encoded by the exons ATGGAGTGCATGGCGAGTACTGAAGAGTCTCTCCCAGCTTCTTCCTCCATGGATAGTTGCAGCGGCGAactgccgacgacgacgacgacggcgccggcgcaaTCCACGGCGTCTTCCGGCTGCcgaccgccggcgacggcggcgaagcggcggagTCTGATCAGCACAGATCTTCGCCTCGGGCTCACCCTCTCCTCCGTCGTCCACATCGACGGCAACAACCCTTCTACCCCAAG GAGTTCCCTCACGACGGCGACAGTGACAGCtgatcgaggcggcggcggcggcggccatggacggCGACGGTCACTGTTCGTGAAGGTGTACATGGAGGGCGTCCCCATCGGCAGGAAGCTGGACCTGCTGCCGCTGGACGGCTACAAAGGTCTCGTCGCACGGCTCGCCTCCATGTTCAGAGCATCCATCACCT ATCATCATTGCCATCGACAGTTCGCCGTCGTCGGGATGAAGACGAACAAGGTTCATCATGTTCTGACATACGAAGACCAGGAGGGAGACTGGATGATGGCTGGAGACGTGCCATGGGA GCTGTTCCTGACAAGCGTGAAGAGATTGAGGATTGCAAGAGCGGATGACAAGTACTGCTATAGCTGTTGA